AGTATTAAACTCAGCAAAAAACACCATGGGTGAAGTAAAGGCGGGTAATACCGATACTATTTCTAAAGTCGGTGGTGGTGCTGCATTAGTCGGTATTCTTTCTATGGTTTTAGGCAGAAATGGCGGTGCGAACTTAACTAAATTAGGTTCATTAGCAGCATTAGGTAGCCTTGCATATAAAGCCTACCAAGATTACCAAGCAAGCCAATCAAATCAATCAACAGACATTGCCCAAACGGCATTTGAAGCGGATAACTCAGAAGAGAAAGGTGCGATTATTTTACGCACTATGATCGCTGCGGCTGTGTCTGACGGTGCGTTAGATGAGAATGAAGAAGCGTTAATCTTAAAAGAAGGTGGCGATAATTCAGATTTACAACAATGGTTAATACAAGAAATGAATAACCCAATTTCAGTAGAAGAAATTGCAAAAGTTGTTGGAAATGATACCGCTTTAGCAACACAAGTTTACCTTGCAGCACGTTTAGTGTGCCAAGATCTTTCTCGTAAAGAGATTGTTTTCTTAGCGGACTTAGCAGAAGCGTTACATTTAGATGAAGCGTTAGTTGAACAGTTAGAAAAACAAGCTGGCTTCTAATTTATTTCGTCAAAACGCCCATTTTCGTTGAGAGAATGGGCGTTTTGCTATTTTAGTACGTCTATCAAAATTTACATTTCCTATTCTATTGATTTCTTTCTAGTTATTTATCTCGAAAAAAGTGATTTCACTCACTTTGATTTTTATCAATTCTCTTTACATTAAAATGCATAAACTACTACATATTGTGTTTTTAATGGTTTAAAACCACAAGATATAGTGGTTATATAATGAAACAGCTCCGTTTTATTTCAGAACAGATTGTGTGGCAAGAAGTCCCCAATGAAACCTCTTTAGCTTTTATGATTTCAGGTTGTCCTTTAGGTTGTAAAGGTTGCCACAGTATAGAAAGTTGGAAACTTGGAAGCGGTCAGATTCTCTCAGAAATTTACTTACAACAGCGATTAGCTCAATATCAAGGGCTGATTAGTTGTGTGTTGTTTATGGGGGGAGAATGGTTGCCTGAACAGCTATTGCAACGGTTACAGCTTGTCCGTCAGTCTGGTTTAAAAACCTGCCTTTATACGGGATTAGAGCTTGAGCAACTGCCACAAGAGATTTTAGCAACGTTGGACTATGTCAAAACAGGTCGCTGGATTGCTGAACTTGGCGGGTTAAATTGTATTACCACAAACCAACGATTTATTGATCTTCAAACAGGTGAAGTGCTGAACGCACATTTTAGACAGGATAAACAATGATTAGACTTGAACACTCGCAACTACTCGGCAAATTAAATTTTATCGACCAATACATTCAAGCTAAAAATGCAGCGGACGGTTCAAAAATGGACGCTAACGCTAATGTTACCCAAAAAAATTTAGCTACGATGGAACAGGAATTGATGAAAGATTTCTTCGTACAAATCAATCGAGCCAAAGTAAGCGGTAAGATTGCAGAGATTTTTGGTCAATCCCT
Above is a genomic segment from Actinobacillus indolicus containing:
- a CDS encoding tellurite resistance TerB family protein, with the protein product MNFNDILNGVLKSVGNTASQSSSDLGSVLGSVLNSAKNTMGEVKAGNTDTISKVGGGAALVGILSMVLGRNGGANLTKLGSLAALGSLAYKAYQDYQASQSNQSTDIAQTAFEADNSEEKGAIILRTMIAAAVSDGALDENEEALILKEGGDNSDLQQWLIQEMNNPISVEEIAKVVGNDTALATQVYLAARLVCQDLSRKEIVFLADLAEALHLDEALVEQLEKQAGF
- the nrdG gene encoding anaerobic ribonucleoside-triphosphate reductase activating protein, which produces MKQLRFISEQIVWQEVPNETSLAFMISGCPLGCKGCHSIESWKLGSGQILSEIYLQQRLAQYQGLISCVLFMGGEWLPEQLLQRLQLVRQSGLKTCLYTGLELEQLPQEILATLDYVKTGRWIAELGGLNCITTNQRFIDLQTGEVLNAHFRQDKQ